A genome region from Sus scrofa isolate TJ Tabasco breed Duroc unplaced genomic scaffold, Sscrofa11.1 Contig1206, whole genome shotgun sequence includes the following:
- the RABL6 gene encoding rab-like protein 6 — MFSALKKLVGSEQAPGRDKNIPAGLQSMNQALQRRFAKGVQYNMKIVIRGDRNTGKTALWHRLQGKRFVEEYIPTQEIQVTSIHWSYKTTDDVVKVEVWDVVDKGKCKKRGDGLKMENDPQEAESELALDADFLDVYKNCSGVVMMFDITKQWTFNYILRELPKVPTHVPVCVLGNYRDMGEHRVILPDDVRDFIDNLDRPPGSSYFRYAESSMKNSFGLKYLHRFFNIPFLQLQRETLLRQLETNQLDIDATLEELSVQQETEDQNYDIFLEMMEARSRGHASPPAANGQSPSSGSQSPVVPPSAVSTGSSSPGTPQPAPQPPLHAPSAPPAPSEAPPPVVPAPPPRRSIISRLFGTSPAAEVAPSPPEPAPAAEAPGKVQKVEDFVPEDSLDRSFLEDTAPPKDEKKVAAKVLQDSDSEGEAPGGNPMVAGYQDDVDLEDKPPGRLLMPTGPIPEEKLPPSSEEEAEEVAEHPKATALAPEKCSEPETKRSSAKASRPHRGAAPRTTEPLWSGGTKPPTEGSSRGHEDRRDKQESSESDPEGPIAAQMLSFVMDDPDFESDSDTQRTAGEFPEREDLSDGTDDDAGPVQPPPPAKPPAPTFRLKNDADLFGLGLEETRPKESSGEDKEGKAPSREKKKKKKKSGEEEEKAAKKKSKHKKSKDKAEDKGREERRRRRRPRGPERTAVEELEAFLGGGAPGGHARGGGDYEEL, encoded by the exons TGAAGATCGTGATCCGCGGGGACAGGAACACGGGCAAGACGGCGCTGTGGCACCGGCTGCAGGGCAAGCGGTTCGTGGAGGAGTACATCCCCACGCAGGAGATCCAAGTCACCAGCATCCACTGGAGCTACAAGA CCACCGACGACGTGGTGAAGGTGGAAGTCTGGGACGTGGTGGACAAAG GAAAATGCAAGAAGCGTGGCGACGGCTTGAAGATGGAGAATGACCCCCAGGAG GCCGAGTCCGAGCTGGCCCTGGACGCCGACTTCCTGGACGTATACAAGAACTGCAGCGGGGTGGTCATGATGTTCGACATCACCAAGCAGTG GACCTTCAACTACATCCTGCGGGAGCTTCCCAAGGTGCCCACGCACGTGCCCGTGTGCGTGCTGGGCAACTACCGCGACATGGGCGAGCACCGCGTCATCCTGCCCGACGACGTGCGCGACTTCATCGACAACCTGGACAG GCCCCCGGGGTCCTCCTACTTCCGCTACGCTGAGTCCTCCATGAAGAACAGCTTCGGCCTCAAGTACCTGCACAGGTTCTTCAACATCCCGTTTCTGCAGCTGCAG AGGGAGACGCTGCTGCGGCAGCTGGAGACCAATCAGCTGGACATCGACGCCACGCTGGAGGAGCTGTCGGTGCAGCAGGAGACGGAGGACCAGAACTACGACAT CTTCCTTGAGATGATGGAGGCGCGCAGCCGAGGCCACGCGTCCCCGCCGGCCGCCAACGGGCAGAGCCCATCATCCGGCTCCCAGTCTCCTGTGGTGCCTCCGAGCGCAGTGTCCACAGGGAGCTCCAGCCCTGGCACGCCCCAGCCGGCACCCCAGCCGCCCCTCCACGCCCCCTcggcccccccagccccctcggAGGCCCCACCCCCCGTggtccccgccccacccccacggcGCAGCATCATCTCGAGACTGTTCGGGACCTCGCCGGCTGCTGAGGTGGCCCCCTCACCTCCAG AGCCAGCCCCCGCTGCAGAGGCCCCAGGAAAAGTCCAGAAGGTGGAGGATTTTGTTCCTGAAGACAGCCTTGACCGCAGCTTCCTGGAAGATACAGCCCCCCCGAAGGACGAGAAGAAAGTCGCAGCCAAGGTCCTGCAGGACAGTGACAG TGAGGGGGAGGCCCCTGGAGGGAACCCGATGGTGGCAGGCTACCAGGACGACGTGGACCTTGAAGATAAGCCGCCTGGCAGACTTCTGATGCCCACAGGCCCCATCCCTGAGGAAAAGCTCCCTCCGTCCAgcgaggaggaagcagaggaggtGGCAGAGCACCCCAAGGCCACTGCCCTAGCCCCCGAGAAGTGCTCTGAGCCAGAGACCAAGAG GTCCTCCGCAAAGGCCTCAAGGCCACATCGGGGCGCAGCTCCCAGGACCACAGAGCCCCTCTGGTCGGGTGGCACCAAGCCCCCCACTGAGGGCTCCTCCCGAGGGCACGAGGACAGGAGGGACAAGCAGGAGTCCTCAGAGAGCGACCCCGAGGGGCCCATTGCCGCCCAGATGCTGTCCTTTGTCATGGACGACCCTGACTTTGAGAGCGACTCAGATACTCAGCGGACAGCG GGGGAGTTCCCCGAGCGAGAGGACCTCTCTGATGGGACGGACGACGACGCCGGCCCTGTCCAGCCGCCTCCGCCCGccaagccccctgcccccaccttcagGCTGAAGAACGACGCTGATCTCTTTGGGTTGGGGCTGGAGGAGACCCGCCCGAAGGAGAGCAGCGGGGAAG ATAAGGAGGGCAAGGCTCCCTcgagggagaagaagaagaagaagaagaagagcggAGAG gaggaggaaaaggcagcAAAGAAGAAGAGCAAGCACAAGAAGAGCAAGGACAAGGCAGAGGACAAGGGCCGGGAggagaggcggcggcggcggcggccgcgagGCCCGGAGAGGACTGCGGTGGAGGAGCTGGAGGCCTTCCTGGGGGGCGGGGCCCCGGGCGGCCACGCCCGCGGGGGCGGGGACTACGAGGAGCTCTAG